The proteins below come from a single Burkholderia sp. PAMC 26561 genomic window:
- a CDS encoding LysR family transcriptional regulator: MDLKQIQYFIALFEDGSVTRAAKRLNIVQPALSMQIAKLEDELHQQLFERGAHGMAPTAAGRLMYRLFLPIVRDLAHARQQLVQRDEVVTGHVSIGLIASVTESVLADSLSRFHARYPHVEVTVADGYTATFIDWVSGGQLDAALINKPRARLSLDSQPLLDEEMVLVTSAVHGPDLPHAIELAQLPDLELVLPTKRHGLRGVLDTAAQHEDVLLAPRFEIDVLSTIVKLVESTRFATILPRIVVERAVRQGTLRAYPILAPRIVRHIVRISHPRRPLSAAAEALIATIADELRLVSSESAIHA, translated from the coding sequence ATGGACCTGAAGCAGATTCAATATTTCATCGCTTTGTTCGAGGACGGCTCGGTCACGCGTGCGGCCAAGCGGTTGAATATCGTGCAACCGGCGCTGAGCATGCAGATCGCGAAGCTCGAAGACGAACTGCATCAGCAACTTTTCGAGCGCGGCGCCCACGGCATGGCGCCGACCGCTGCCGGACGCCTCATGTACCGACTGTTCCTGCCCATCGTTCGTGACCTCGCCCACGCGCGCCAGCAACTCGTGCAGCGCGACGAAGTGGTGACCGGGCATGTGTCGATCGGGCTGATTGCATCGGTGACGGAGAGCGTGCTGGCCGATTCACTCTCGCGTTTTCATGCGCGCTATCCGCATGTGGAAGTAACCGTGGCCGACGGTTACACCGCGACGTTCATCGACTGGGTGTCGGGCGGGCAGCTCGATGCCGCGCTCATCAACAAGCCGCGCGCGCGGCTTTCGCTCGACTCGCAGCCGCTGCTGGATGAAGAGATGGTGCTCGTGACGAGCGCCGTGCACGGGCCCGACTTGCCGCATGCAATCGAACTCGCGCAGTTGCCCGATCTGGAACTGGTGTTGCCAACGAAGCGCCACGGTCTGCGGGGTGTGCTCGATACCGCCGCCCAGCACGAGGACGTGCTGCTTGCGCCGCGCTTCGAGATCGATGTGCTCAGCACCATCGTAAAGCTGGTGGAGAGCACGCGCTTCGCGACGATCCTGCCGCGCATCGTGGTCGAGCGCGCGGTCCGGCAAGGCACGTTGCGCGCCTATCCGATCCTTGCGCCGCGCATCGTGCGGCACATCGTGCGGATCAGCCATCCGCGACGTCCGCTGAGCGCGGCGGCCGAAGCGCTGATCGCGACCATCGCCGATGAATTGCGGCTCGTGTCCAGTGAATCGGCAATACACGCGTAA
- a CDS encoding DUF6232 family protein, with the protein MQHDLPFNERGITFARAGLSAAGQLFPLRDLRGATVKMIPRQKPLPIAVSVIGVIVAAIGGVLGSGPALVLGIMIAVVGYLSWITQDVIYRMYVTVPDGEREVFTTKDEEFAQRVATLVREAVTARTAAQADTQVPATTPPVQEGL; encoded by the coding sequence ATGCAACACGATCTGCCCTTCAATGAAAGAGGAATCACGTTTGCCCGCGCGGGCTTGAGCGCTGCGGGACAGCTTTTTCCGTTGCGCGATCTGCGCGGCGCGACCGTAAAAATGATTCCGCGGCAAAAACCGTTGCCTATCGCTGTGAGTGTTATCGGCGTGATCGTTGCAGCGATCGGCGGCGTGCTGGGTTCGGGTCCGGCGCTGGTGCTCGGCATCATGATCGCGGTGGTCGGCTATCTGTCGTGGATCACGCAGGACGTGATCTATCGCATGTATGTGACGGTACCGGACGGCGAGCGTGAAGTGTTCACGACGAAAGACGAGGAGTTTGCACAACGCGTTGCAACGCTCGTGCGTGAAGCAGTCACCGCTCGGACGGCGGCTCAGGCGGATACTCAGGTACCGGCAACAACACCACCGGTTCAGGAAGGGCTTTAA
- a CDS encoding xanthine dehydrogenase family protein molybdopterin-binding subunit: MNQRDQAGFAAINAHASEVVEAPVTNASPDVRPKRHVGQSVERFEDPAILTGRGRYGDDIGIKPGTLHAAILRAPHAHAELVSLDTSNAVTAEGVRAVLTRDDLRAWSRPFVVGVKSKMEQWSLAMDRVRYVGEPVAVVMAESRALAEDALDLIKVEYRTLDPVTSIEGALKDDACVLHPSVQTNVISDRSFRYGEPEAAFSNAPHRVKIDAHYPRNTCAPIECGVVIAEFLSGDEGYDVTSNFMGPFSLHAVMALALNVPANRLRHKAPRDSGGSFGVKQAVFPYVVLMCLASRKANAPVKYVEDRLEHLSAATSATARFTTLEAAVEADGRITALDYDQVEDCGGYLRAPEPATFYRMHGCLTGAYDVPNLLVRNRVVLTNKTPTGLVRGFGGPQVYFALERLMQRIAIELKLDVLDVYRRNFVPANAFPYRAAAGALLDSGNYQEALRRSIAEGGYEELKTRRDSARREGRLYGIGFAAIVEPSVSNMGYITTVMPADARKKAGPKSGAIASATVSVDLLGGVVVTIASTPAGQGHMTVCAQVVADALGLSPHEIVVNVEFDTHKDAWSVAAGNYSSRFAGAVAGTVHLAAVKVRDKLARIVSSQLECKPEDIRFEGGRVYRDGDEDHAMPFGRVASNAPHWAPALLPAGEEPGLRETVFWTPPNMDAPDEQDRINTSAAYGFAFDMCGVEVDRATGRVRIDRYVTTHDAGKLLNPALADGQIRGAFAQGLGAALMEEFRYGSDGSFQSGTLADYLMPTTCEVPDPIILHMETPSPFTPLGAKGLGEGNNMSTPPCVANAVADALGVDDIRLPLTPSKVMGLIGIDDPEPSRPEFREAQQKTPVLPGGKALTAQGSVDLPASPEAIFAVLLDPVALAKVIPGCHALEAKGENTYRADVTVGVGMIKARFEAEIGLSDLDPPHRLRLAGAGMSSLGSARGNGLVELTPIDKGTRLTYDYEAQVSGKVAAVGGRMLEGAAKVVLRQLFESLGRQAAGKPVKSNGGSWLGRILGRFGRRS; the protein is encoded by the coding sequence ATGAACCAGCGTGATCAGGCCGGCTTTGCCGCAATCAACGCGCACGCGTCTGAGGTCGTCGAGGCGCCCGTAACGAACGCATCGCCCGATGTGCGCCCGAAACGTCATGTCGGCCAGTCGGTGGAACGCTTCGAGGATCCTGCGATTCTCACGGGCCGGGGCCGGTATGGCGATGACATCGGCATCAAGCCAGGCACGTTGCACGCGGCGATTCTTCGCGCGCCGCACGCGCATGCCGAGCTGGTTTCGCTGGATACGAGCAACGCCGTGACAGCCGAAGGCGTGCGCGCGGTGCTGACGCGCGATGACCTCCGCGCGTGGTCGCGGCCGTTCGTGGTCGGCGTGAAATCGAAGATGGAGCAATGGTCGCTCGCGATGGATCGCGTGCGCTACGTGGGTGAACCGGTTGCAGTCGTGATGGCCGAGTCGCGGGCGCTTGCCGAGGACGCGCTCGATCTGATCAAGGTCGAATATCGCACGCTCGATCCGGTGACATCGATTGAAGGCGCGTTGAAGGACGATGCCTGCGTGCTGCATCCGAGTGTGCAGACCAACGTAATCAGTGATCGGAGTTTCCGTTACGGCGAGCCTGAGGCTGCGTTCAGCAATGCGCCGCACCGCGTGAAGATCGACGCGCATTATCCGCGCAATACCTGTGCGCCGATCGAATGCGGCGTGGTCATCGCCGAGTTTCTTTCTGGCGACGAAGGCTACGACGTCACGTCGAATTTCATGGGTCCGTTCTCGCTGCATGCCGTCATGGCGCTTGCGCTGAACGTGCCGGCCAACCGGCTGCGTCACAAGGCGCCGCGTGACTCGGGTGGCAGCTTCGGGGTCAAGCAAGCCGTGTTTCCGTATGTGGTGCTGATGTGTCTCGCATCGCGCAAGGCGAACGCGCCGGTGAAGTATGTCGAGGACCGGCTCGAACATCTGAGCGCGGCGACATCGGCTACCGCACGGTTCACAACGCTCGAAGCCGCCGTCGAAGCCGATGGCCGCATCACCGCGCTCGATTACGATCAGGTCGAGGACTGCGGCGGGTATCTGCGTGCGCCGGAACCTGCCACGTTTTATCGGATGCATGGGTGCTTGACGGGTGCCTACGACGTTCCCAACCTGCTCGTGCGCAACCGGGTCGTATTGACGAACAAGACGCCTACGGGCCTCGTGCGCGGCTTTGGCGGACCGCAGGTCTACTTCGCGCTCGAGCGGCTGATGCAGCGCATTGCCATTGAATTGAAGCTCGACGTGCTCGATGTGTATCGCCGAAATTTCGTACCGGCCAACGCCTTCCCGTATCGTGCTGCAGCGGGCGCCTTGCTCGATTCGGGCAACTACCAGGAAGCATTGAGACGCTCGATTGCGGAGGGCGGTTACGAGGAGTTGAAAACCCGCCGCGATAGCGCGCGCCGGGAGGGCCGTCTGTACGGCATCGGCTTTGCGGCGATCGTCGAGCCTTCTGTATCGAACATGGGTTACATCACGACCGTGATGCCCGCTGATGCACGCAAGAAAGCCGGTCCCAAGAGCGGCGCGATTGCGAGCGCAACGGTCAGCGTCGACTTGCTGGGCGGCGTGGTCGTGACGATCGCGTCCACGCCGGCGGGGCAGGGACACATGACCGTTTGCGCGCAAGTTGTAGCCGATGCGCTCGGTCTGTCGCCCCATGAGATCGTGGTGAACGTGGAGTTCGATACCCACAAGGATGCATGGTCGGTTGCAGCCGGAAATTATTCGAGCCGTTTTGCAGGCGCGGTCGCGGGCACGGTGCATCTCGCGGCCGTCAAGGTGCGCGACAAGCTCGCGCGTATCGTCTCGTCGCAGCTCGAATGCAAGCCTGAGGACATCCGTTTCGAAGGCGGACGGGTCTATCGGGACGGCGACGAAGACCACGCCATGCCCTTCGGGCGCGTGGCGAGCAATGCGCCTCACTGGGCGCCTGCGTTACTGCCTGCGGGCGAAGAACCGGGCTTGCGCGAAACTGTTTTCTGGACTCCGCCGAACATGGATGCGCCGGATGAACAGGACCGCATCAATACGTCGGCGGCTTACGGTTTTGCATTCGACATGTGCGGCGTGGAAGTGGATCGCGCCACGGGGCGCGTGCGTATCGACCGTTATGTGACCACGCACGATGCAGGCAAGCTGCTGAACCCCGCACTCGCCGACGGCCAGATTCGCGGCGCTTTCGCGCAAGGACTCGGCGCGGCGTTGATGGAAGAATTCCGCTACGGGTCCGACGGCAGTTTTCAGTCGGGCACGCTCGCGGACTACCTGATGCCGACCACGTGTGAAGTGCCCGATCCGATCATCCTTCATATGGAAACGCCGTCGCCATTCACGCCGCTCGGCGCGAAGGGTCTGGGCGAAGGCAACAACATGAGCACGCCGCCATGCGTGGCCAATGCGGTTGCCGATGCACTTGGCGTCGATGACATTCGCTTGCCGCTGACGCCATCGAAAGTGATGGGGCTGATCGGTATCGATGACCCGGAACCGTCCCGGCCCGAGTTCCGCGAAGCGCAGCAAAAGACGCCAGTGCTGCCGGGCGGCAAGGCGCTGACCGCGCAAGGCAGCGTGGATCTGCCGGCATCGCCTGAAGCGATCTTCGCGGTGCTGCTCGATCCGGTTGCGCTCGCGAAGGTCATCCCCGGTTGTCATGCGCTCGAGGCGAAGGGCGAAAACACGTATCGCGCGGATGTGACGGTTGGCGTCGGCATGATCAAGGCGCGCTTCGAAGCGGAGATCGGGCTGTCGGATCTCGATCCGCCGCATCGTTTGCGGCTTGCCGGTGCGGGCATGTCATCGCTCGGCAGCGCGCGCGGTAACGGTCTGGTCGAGCTGACGCCTATCGATAAAGGCACGCGCCTGACGTACGACTACGAGGCGCAGGTCTCAGGGAAGGTCGCGGCGGTCGGTGGCCGCATGCTCGAAGGCGCGGCGAAGGTCGTGTTGCGGCAACTGTTCGAATCGCTGGGACGTCAGGCCGCAGGCAAGCCCGTGAAGTCGAATGGCGGGTCGTGGCTTGGCCGCATCCTCGGCCGGTTCGGGAGGCGTTCATGA
- a CDS encoding VOC family protein, whose product MTTLLKESHAFSGFAVPDLDAAKRFYGETLGLDVTTGSMDVLELHLAGGNHVLIYPKPDHVAATYTILNFPVADVERTVDDLTARGVRFEHYDTPRLKTDAKGICRASGGPVIAWFRDPAGNVLSVLESDR is encoded by the coding sequence ATGACTACGCTATTGAAAGAAAGCCACGCCTTCAGCGGCTTTGCGGTGCCGGACCTCGATGCTGCAAAGAGGTTCTACGGCGAGACGCTCGGACTCGATGTCACAACCGGCTCCATGGACGTTCTCGAGTTGCATCTGGCGGGCGGCAATCATGTGCTGATTTACCCCAAGCCCGACCACGTAGCCGCGACATATACGATCCTCAACTTCCCAGTCGCGGATGTGGAGCGCACGGTCGATGACCTGACCGCACGCGGCGTGCGCTTCGAACACTACGACACGCCGCGCCTGAAAACCGATGCCAAAGGCATATGCCGGGCGTCGGGCGGTCCGGTCATCGCCTGGTTCAGGGATCCGGCGGGAAACGTACTTTCCGTGCTCGAATCGGATAGGTAG
- a CDS encoding UbiX family flavin prenyltransferase, whose product MNAQTPQRIVVGISGASGAMIGVRLLEALRRIGTHETHLIVSASGAVTAAQELGVGRNDLDTLADVVHNVRDVGASVASGSFVTSGMVIAPCSMKTLAAVANGFSDNLLTRAADVMLKERRRLVLVARETPLNLAHLRNMTLATEMGAIVMPPVPAFYAHPQTIDDVVSHTVGRILDLFGIEHREIEKRWSGLADEFSARGDAGADE is encoded by the coding sequence ATGAACGCGCAAACGCCCCAGCGTATTGTCGTCGGGATCTCTGGCGCAAGCGGCGCGATGATCGGCGTGCGGCTGCTCGAAGCGCTGCGCCGTATCGGCACGCATGAAACGCATCTGATCGTGTCGGCATCGGGCGCAGTGACGGCGGCGCAAGAGCTCGGCGTCGGGCGCAATGATCTCGATACGCTCGCTGATGTAGTTCACAACGTCCGCGACGTGGGGGCATCGGTTGCAAGCGGTTCGTTCGTCACGAGCGGTATGGTGATCGCGCCATGTTCCATGAAAACGCTCGCCGCCGTGGCAAACGGTTTCTCCGACAATCTCCTCACGCGCGCGGCTGACGTGATGCTCAAGGAGCGCCGCCGGCTGGTGCTCGTCGCCCGCGAAACACCGCTGAATCTCGCGCATCTGCGCAACATGACGCTCGCGACGGAAATGGGCGCGATCGTCATGCCGCCCGTGCCGGCGTTCTACGCGCATCCGCAGACTATCGATGACGTGGTAAGCCATACCGTCGGGCGCATCCTGGATTTATTCGGTATCGAGCATCGAGAGATCGAAAAACGCTGGAGCGGTCTTGCCGATGAATTCAGCGCGCGCGGTGATGCTGGAGCCGACGAATGA
- a CDS encoding UbiD family decarboxylase, whose product MDHHEAAEHGSASIAPGNKPFDALSLRGWLAHLSATARVATIDKHVSLKHELAAIAKRLDGKQAAVFLAPGDHAIPVVSGFMSKRAWIAEAMGVAEKDLLKRFRDAADNPLPWSEVASREAPCQQVVHTDGIDLHALLPIPTHSEHDNGPYITAGLVIARNPRTGVQNVSINRIQVHARERMAILLLPRHLHAFQKEAEAAGDALDVAVAISVDPLTMLASQAISPIDFDELEIAGALHGAPLPVVKCVTNDVRVPAYAEIVIEGRILPNVREAEGPFGEFPKYYSAQEAREVIEVTAVTHRRNPIYHTIVPAEMEHLLLGAIPREATLLSHLQRSHPGVTDVHLSVGGVCRYHLWVQFAKKREGEAKNVILCAFGAHYDIKQVVVVDTDVDIHDASEIEWAIATRFQADRDLVLISGAQGSPLDPSTTVGQPDDAPSHLQGVSTKMGLDATRPVVYAGHVFTRVRIPGHDAVDLETLVAADNTGFDTYLSQSR is encoded by the coding sequence ATGGACCACCATGAAGCCGCAGAGCACGGCAGCGCAAGCATTGCACCGGGCAATAAACCGTTCGATGCATTGTCGCTGCGTGGCTGGCTCGCGCATCTTTCCGCCACCGCACGCGTGGCGACGATCGACAAGCATGTATCGCTGAAACACGAACTTGCGGCAATCGCAAAGCGCCTCGACGGCAAGCAGGCGGCGGTGTTCCTTGCTCCCGGCGATCACGCAATCCCCGTGGTCAGTGGTTTCATGTCGAAGCGCGCATGGATCGCGGAAGCCATGGGCGTGGCCGAGAAAGACCTGTTGAAACGTTTCCGCGATGCCGCCGACAACCCGTTGCCGTGGAGCGAAGTTGCTTCCCGTGAGGCCCCTTGCCAGCAGGTCGTACATACCGATGGGATCGACCTGCATGCACTGCTGCCCATTCCCACGCACAGTGAACACGACAACGGTCCTTACATTACCGCGGGTCTGGTCATCGCGCGCAATCCGCGCACGGGCGTGCAGAACGTGTCGATCAACCGGATCCAAGTTCACGCACGCGAGCGCATGGCGATCCTGCTGTTGCCGCGTCATTTGCATGCATTCCAGAAAGAGGCGGAAGCGGCGGGGGACGCGCTCGATGTGGCCGTCGCGATCAGCGTCGATCCGCTGACGATGCTCGCATCGCAAGCCATATCGCCCATCGACTTCGATGAACTCGAAATTGCCGGCGCATTGCATGGCGCGCCGTTGCCGGTCGTGAAATGCGTCACCAACGATGTACGCGTGCCGGCATACGCGGAGATCGTGATCGAGGGACGCATCCTGCCGAATGTGCGTGAAGCCGAAGGACCGTTCGGTGAGTTCCCCAAGTACTACAGCGCGCAGGAAGCACGCGAAGTGATCGAGGTGACGGCGGTAACGCATCGCAGAAATCCGATTTATCACACGATCGTTCCAGCCGAGATGGAGCACTTGCTGCTCGGCGCCATTCCGCGCGAGGCGACGCTGTTGTCGCATCTTCAGCGCAGTCATCCTGGCGTGACCGATGTGCATCTTTCAGTGGGCGGCGTATGCCGTTATCACCTCTGGGTGCAGTTTGCGAAGAAGCGGGAAGGCGAGGCGAAGAACGTGATCCTGTGCGCGTTCGGCGCGCATTACGACATCAAGCAAGTGGTGGTGGTGGATACGGATGTCGATATTCACGATGCTTCGGAAATCGAATGGGCGATTGCGACGCGCTTTCAGGCAGATCGCGACCTCGTGCTGATTTCCGGCGCACAAGGATCGCCGCTGGACCCGTCGACGACCGTGGGCCAACCCGATGACGCGCCATCTCACCTTCAGGGCGTCAGCACGAAGATGGGACTCGATGCCACGCGTCCGGTCGTTTATGCGGGCCATGTGTTCACCCGCGTGCGTATTCCGGGTCACGATGCGGTCGATCTGGAAACACTCGTCGCCGCCGACAACACCGGATTCGATACCTACCTGAGCCAATCGCGATGA